CTTCTGAGGAGGGATCCCAAACTTCCTCtctccatgtactcgtacaccagaaaCTTGTGTCGAGCAGAGGAGCAGAATCCGTAGAGCTTGACGATATTTCGATGTCGAATTTGAGTAAGAGTATTTATCTCGTTTTGAAAGGATTGCTCATTCGATGTAGTTTCGTCTTCCTGCAGATGAATTTTCTTCACTGCTAGCATCTGCCCGCTTGCTAATTCTGCTCTGTAAACGCTGCCATATGCACCACTTCCGATACAGTATTTTTCATTAAAATCCTCCGTGGCTGCAACGATATCCTTGTATGCATATCTTCCATCAAAGTTAAATACACAGAATGCCATGCCTTCTTTGTTGCCATTATTTTCGGAAGGCATGgaatgtttcttggtcttctggAACAGTGAAAACGCTCCGAgaaaaacaagtaagatgaataagACGACCACGGAAGCAATGATAGCTGAGATAATTGCTCTGTGGTGCTTGCTTCCATCATCTTTCCTTGCAGTATAAGAAAGACATGGAGGCAGGCCTTTGACGACCCCACACAAACCTTTGTTGTGGACAAACCACTTCGCCGGAGCTTTCCGGAAGACTGGGCTCTCAGGCACAGCCCCCTCCAATTCATTATATGATACGTCAATGATTAATAAGCTGATCATAGCACTTAGTGAAGATGGAAGACCACCGGACAAATTATTATGTGAAAGATTCAGAATTTGCAGCATCGTAAATTTGCTGAACTGCGAGGGTATCTCACCCGTTAGTGAGTTGTGGCTGATGTCCAATGCGTCTTGAAGGTACTCCAGGCTGCTGATCTCTGCAGGAATTCCTCCGCCGAATTTGTTGCCATTAAGCTTCAGGGAGCGGAGCTTGAGACAAATGCCTATTTGAGACGGTATTCTTCCTGTCAAGCTGTTAACTGATAGATCAAGGATTTCAAGGTCGGGCATCCTTCCAAACTCTATTCGTACCTCTCCGCCGAGTCGATTGCAGCTCAGGTTCAGCTTGTAGAGATGAGGTAACCTGCCCAAGCTTTTTGGAATCTCCCCCTGTATGTAGTTGGAAGAAAGGTCCAGTTCTCGTAGTTCTTTTAGCTTGCCGAATTCTGGTGGAATGGCTCCGGTGATGTTGTTATTTGAGATTGCCAGGAATGTGAGATTGTCCCATCTTCCCCAGTCCGGTGGGAGTGCACCTGACAGCCTATTGAAGCTTAAAtccatataagaaagatgtggaTACACTCCAAGAAGTTGTGATATATCCCCGGTGAGTTGGTTTTGCTCGAGACGGACTCTGATCAATCCCGTACAGTTCTTTAAGGTCCCGGGAAGTTGACCTCTGAAGCTGTTGTTGCTCAGTGAGAGATACTGTAGGGTTCTTCCTTTGCATATGTTTGAAGGCAAGTCACCGGAGAAGAAGTTGTCTGACAAAAGAAGCGATGTCAAACCTGTGATGTTGTTTAACTCGGCAGGCAATCGACCAGACAACCGATTATTGAACAAGCTTAGGTCAGTGAGGTTCCTTAAGTTACCGAGGGATGGAGGGATTGAACCGAAAAGCTGGTTGTCATGGAGATCCATACCCATGAGCTGGGTCAGGTTTCCGAAAGTGGATGGTATCGGCCCGGAGATTTGGTTGTCGGACAGAAAAAGTTGGGTTAACTCATTTAGATTTCCTATTTCCGGAGGGATAAAGCCTGACAATTCATTAACCCCAAGATAAAGTCTCTCTAATTTAGTTTGATTTCTTCCCATAAAGAAAGGGATATGACCTGTTAGACTATTATTGAAGAGCCCAAGTTGCACAAGGTTTAATAGATTTCCCAATTCTCTGGGGATGAATCCCGAGAGATGATTTTGATAGAGAGACAACTGGTATAGGTTCGTCAAGTTCCCTAAACTGGGAGGGATGAAGCCAGATAGTTGGTTCTTCCCAAGTGTAAGATGCATCAACTTCTGAAGTCTTCCAAGCTCCTGAGGTATGAAACCTGTAAGTTGATTATCTCGCAGGTGCAAGTGCAGAAGCCCGGTAAGATTGCCCAAGGATGGAGGGACAGAACCACTTAACTGATTCTTATTGAGATATAGGAACTGGAGCGCCTTCATGGAGCCTATTTCGACCGGGAGTTTGCCCGTGAACCGGTTGCCTATGAGATCAAGATATACAAGGTTGGAGAGAGCCGAGATGGTCGGAGGAATGACGCCGTCGAGCTGGTTGTAGGAGAGGTTGAGACCGACGAGTGATCTCAGCGTTGAGAAGTTGAGAGCATCGAGTGGCCCTTCTAAGCTCATGTTCGGCAGGGACATGTCGGTGATGACAGGGCGTCCTCTGTGCGTAAGGTTGCACGTAACTCCAGTCCAATTGCACGGATTAGAGCTGAGATTCCAGGATTCAAGGAATTGCCGGCCGTCAAGGGTGGACTTCCAGTGGAGTAGGGTTCTCGCTTGTGATCCGAGTGAAGCTGTCACTGAGACAAGATGAAGAGAGAGCAGCAGTAGGAGGAGGAGAGTGGTGGAGAGGAGCCGCCAGTTGTGCAGCTGGGATGCCATAACTGCGGTCTAGCTAATTTGGAGAAGGATGTTGTACTGCGAGCTAACAAAGGGCCCCCTTATATAAAATGTATGAGATGGATGTGAACTATCGGGAACCGAGTGGGACACATTTGAGTCTCGAGCATCCTCACCAGCGGGGCTAAAGCTGGATGGTATCACCCGTTCTCATACTGTCCCCTCCGCAAAGTTTGGTGGAAGGTTAAGAACCATTCCTTTCGATCATCACCACTGATCACTTTTCATTTGTTAAAGCATAAAGTGGCCTCATATTATTACTCGGAGAAATCAATGTCATATAAGAAGAAGCACAAGAAAAACTTTGTAGCAGTAGATTTCTGAGTCAAGTCAGCTGATCTTATCAAGTTCAGCATATTCCCTTTGCCAACTGGAGTCATTTTATAATGTTAAAGAAGAATAGCTTTTGTGACATTAAAATAAGAAGAGTTTTGCTGATGATTAATTTTCTGCAGGTGCGGCCAAATGATCAAGATTCGGACgaaacaaatattttattttgtgcaGTTAAAACTATTGTCATTTATTAATGCATAAAGAGATATATGATTTCATGGCTATCCTTGGAATTTTAagggtcacacatgtataattaaatgtgttaagctattattttgattagtaaaaattaaagtgatccaattaaagtaaagttatttggctaagggacataattgttatgaaaattaattgtgtggataccatcatattcctaacttaatgacgagataagttaggaatatgaaactcttgaggcataattgcagattcatcaattatgaatacaatcataattagattcatcagttatgactataaataaggttatgatcCCTGGTTGCAGTATCaaatgaagtttctcttcactcgtcaaggagaaatctaaagttcaaaaggtactctgcaattggaagaccaaatcaccggTCAATTCaaaaaatactctaatggattcatcaggtacgcttccgtATTAATTTGTTTATCAATTATTGTAGGATTTCAtacatattatagtggattaaataagttttatggaaacattcttaatctattattttggatctattcggttttgattctataaaacaattgtttgatccatatttgatatgttaaaaagaaccccaacaagtggtatcagagccatcctacaatgattgatgaacatttaagcttgttttctcatgaattttaatgatgttttcatcaatattttaaagtaatgtggttctatcatcgttgggaaagatgatagttttagtaatttggttctatcatcgttgggaaagatgatagttttatgtaatcatgctattttGAAGTGATTTGGTTCTATTATCGTTGGAAAAGATTATAGTTTTATGTAATCATACTACAGCATGCTTCACATTCAATTTAGTGTCTTTTTCTGATGTGATATCAGTTTAATTTTGGATTATCTTTTTCGCTTCGTGTCTTTTCCTATTCATTGCAAAATTCATTTTTGCACTACAAGGcataaatttctcaaattcttttttggattttatctaattaatatgaatttaattaattagatattgttgcaatattatgttggtttaataatattgttgcaatattatgttggattaaacataatattggttctataaagttgtttgttgacataaattgaatgatttatatgctttaaatattttagtcaacaaattaagATCAAGCCAATTTAACTAATATGGTCCAAATTCAAttagtgattgtttaatattagattgagtaatttaatatatgaagtcgccaaagtgacctctcatatataacatttctcatgaaaatattaaatgtagtgtgTATTTACATCCATGCGGTAATTATCTGGCCCAAAGGAAGGTTAATGACTGGCAGGATTTTATACATACTTGTAATGATAAATACGtgataattataaagttatacatgtaaatgataaatcaatccaaagatgggtttttcatttgacatgccttattatcagtatttgatcattacaacaagactaccactagcaattaatattgaagtccaaagacaagatattaatgttgcacttggtatcttgagatgtgttaaatcattatttgaatttacttaagtttatggcAATAAATATGAGCATAATTTCTGGTTATCTATTGTTCTCTTATTTAGGTTCTCTTGCAACAATATCTGCTAACCTCAGTTCTGTACCAGTTCTAAACGGAACCAACTTTAAAGATTGGAAAGAAAACATTCTGATCGTTTTGGGCTGCATGGATCTAGACCTTGCACTAAGAGAAGACCAACCTGCTTCTCTTACAGAAAATAGTACTCATGATGATAGGAGACTATATGAGAAGTGGGACAGGTCTAATCGCATGAgtctcatgatcattaagcacgGCATTCCAGAAGCCTTTAGGGGTGCGGTGTCCGAAGGGATTACCAAGGCCAAAGATTTTCTTACCGAAATAGAAAAGCgttttcttaaaaatgataaggCAGAAACAAGCACTCTACTTCAAAGATTGTTTACCATGAGATACAACGGCAAAGGAAATATAagggaatacatcatggaaatgTCTAATCTTTCTTCTAAGCTTAAAGCATTAAAGCTTAACCTATCACAGGACTTACTTGTCCATTTGCTTC
The DNA window shown above is from Musa acuminata AAA Group cultivar baxijiao chromosome BXJ2-4, Cavendish_Baxijiao_AAA, whole genome shotgun sequence and carries:
- the LOC103980937 gene encoding MDIS1-interacting receptor like kinase 2-like; protein product: MASQLHNWRLLSTTLLLLLLLSLHLVSVTASLGSQARTLLHWKSTLDGRQFLESWNLSSNPCNWTGVTCNLTHRGRPVITDMSLPNMSLEGPLDALNFSTLRSLVGLNLSYNQLDGVIPPTISALSNLVYLDLIGNRFTGKLPVEIGSMKALQFLYLNKNQLSGSVPPSLGNLTGLLHLHLRDNQLTGFIPQELGRLQKLMHLTLGKNQLSGFIPPSLGNLTNLYQLSLYQNHLSGFIPRELGNLLNLVQLGLFNNSLTGHIPFFMGRNQTKLERLYLGVNELSGFIPPEIGNLNELTQLFLSDNQISGPIPSTFGNLTQLMGMDLHDNQLFGSIPPSLGNLRNLTDLSLFNNRLSGRLPAELNNITGLTSLLLSDNFFSGDLPSNICKGRTLQYLSLSNNSFRGQLPGTLKNCTGLIRVRLEQNQLTGDISQLLGVYPHLSYMDLSFNRLSGALPPDWGRWDNLTFLAISNNNITGAIPPEFGKLKELRELDLSSNYIQGEIPKSLGRLPHLYKLNLSCNRLGGEVRIEFGRMPDLEILDLSVNSLTGRIPSQIGICLKLRSLKLNGNKFGGGIPAEISSLEYLQDALDISHNSLTGEIPSQFSKFTMLQILNLSHNNLSGGLPSSLSAMISLLIIDVSYNELEGAVPESPVFRKAPAKWFVHNKGLCGVVKGLPPCLSYTARKDDGSKHHRAIISAIIASVVVLFILLVFLGAFSLFQKTKKHSMPSENNGNKEGMAFCVFNFDGRYAYKDIVAATEDFNEKYCIGSGAYGSVYRAELASGQMLAVKKIHLQEDETTSNEQSFQNEINTLTQIRHRNIVKLYGFCSSARHKFLVYEYMERGSLGSLLRSEAAAAELDWVKRVNIVKDVARALSYMHHDCDQPIVHRDITTNNILLDSELKACVSDFGIARLLKPDSSNWSMLAGTYGYLAPELAYEMRVTTKCDVYSFGVVTLELLIGGHGEGLVSVLSLPSSPKNTLVKYVLDQRPSLPTTEVADEVAAVLRLALCCVEHDPESRPTMKQVFGTLSTVNTLPSLPSLDVLKLSDLMNAKI